The following proteins are co-located in the Polystyrenella longa genome:
- a CDS encoding DUF1592 domain-containing protein — MRLPDLPTSIVTPRLRPTLLFGCFILFSAASIAAAEDSLPFEDLEADFTISIQPLLKTYCNDCHSTDAQEGDLDLERYAGFQHVRQAPAPWQKVIEMLDNGEMPPEESKQLTAEEKKSLLKWVRHYLDTEARSNAGDPGPVVLRRLNNAEYTYTIQDLTGAELNPAEQFPVDGAAGEGFTNTGNSLVMSPSLVTKYFDAAKGIASHVVLLPDGIRFSTGSSRRDFTDETVARIQEIYTRHTGPMGDSHLLDQWNVADTAVLTKDDGRVDLARYFGVLLKHRDSLISGKVNFEEIASAEKVNAKYLQLLGTMLVAPLDDSILLNQLRQRWQTVTPEQGDEIIAEIRAWQQQLWKYNKVGQFGSIRAWQEGVNPISSSRQFRFPLSSEKAGEDLILSLQANNAGDESPDDVVLWHQPRFVRPGQSTLLLSDVRAISILLPELRTETLTKIENYLSAAQEIRNQTATENEQMDVNSLAARHDIDPLLMPGWLSMLGLGGNTLSSQDYLHVAYQDPTRESVKGWGFPEAPALMLLSNPTDDTLRVPGEMLPHSIAVHPRPERWVAVGWQSTIQGSVRVEAEVQDADLGCGNGANWSLELRRGSQREVLQSGTVAGMTAAKVDPITNISLQPGDMISLVIDPRDRDHACDLTRIELKVTELAEEQRSWSLTEDCAATIADGNPHADQHGNLSVWHFYSGMIEENLSDNQYIPRGSLLAKWLGEPDSERAHSLAKQLQQLLNAGPTDATTEEDRQLYSRLHSLNGLLFSQIDYATLALRLPEERANENQFGFNPQEIESTNIQQVTERGDLIVTAPAQLMFRLPADMLQGADFVTAATLQMAQGSVQVQASDQVQTDWENLQPGLPVLLPEGSGTRKQWEASLEEFRDLFPLAMCYPKIVPVDEGISIVLYHREDEHLKRLMLSDEESQRLDQLWSELRYISQDALTSLVVLEQLIQFATQDGEPTLYEPLREPYELRASEYRKWLLETESVHLQALLEFITRAYRRPLTPRETTAIQELYAQFREEEMDHEEAFRLTLARVLTSPAFLYRLEEPGEGLEPTLVSDFELATRLSYFLWSSTPDAELTRLASENRLHEPEVLAAQTRRMLADPKIRRMAIEFGCQWLHIRDFDQHDEKSEAHFPEFATIRKDMYEESILYFTDLFQNDRSILDLIESDYTFLNENLATFYEIPHVTGPDWRRVEGVRQYGRGGILAQATTLSKQSGASRTSAILRGNWVYESLLGERLPRPPQGIPILPETVPASLTERQLIEQHSSVASCAKCHERIDPFGFSLEGFDAIGRRRSVDGGGHAIDTSTTLRDGTEIEGLSGLQQYLGESQRETIVRQFCRKLLGYALGRSVQLSDEPLIDEMMTKLSQNGYRIVTAVDTIIQSEQFHKIRGRDFSPPFEVTDTP; from the coding sequence ATGCGCCTTCCTGATCTGCCCACCTCAATTGTCACCCCCCGATTGCGACCGACTCTATTATTCGGTTGTTTCATTCTGTTCTCTGCCGCGTCTATCGCTGCTGCGGAGGACTCACTCCCTTTCGAGGATTTAGAAGCGGACTTCACAATATCGATTCAACCGTTGTTGAAAACATATTGCAACGACTGCCACTCGACGGACGCCCAAGAGGGAGATCTCGACCTCGAACGATATGCAGGGTTTCAGCACGTCCGGCAAGCCCCCGCACCGTGGCAGAAGGTGATTGAAATGCTCGACAACGGAGAGATGCCTCCGGAAGAGAGCAAGCAACTGACGGCGGAAGAAAAAAAGTCACTACTGAAATGGGTCCGACATTATCTTGATACCGAGGCTCGCTCCAACGCGGGTGATCCAGGGCCGGTTGTGCTCAGGCGTTTGAACAATGCCGAATATACTTACACTATCCAGGACCTTACTGGTGCCGAACTCAATCCGGCGGAACAGTTCCCTGTCGATGGTGCAGCGGGGGAAGGATTCACCAATACGGGCAACTCGCTCGTCATGTCCCCGTCACTGGTGACTAAATATTTTGACGCCGCCAAAGGGATCGCCAGTCATGTAGTTCTGTTGCCTGACGGAATTCGATTTTCGACAGGAAGCTCTCGTCGCGACTTCACCGACGAAACCGTCGCCCGCATTCAAGAAATTTATACACGCCACACCGGCCCGATGGGTGATTCCCATTTACTGGATCAATGGAACGTGGCGGATACGGCTGTGCTCACCAAAGACGATGGTCGCGTCGACCTCGCGCGTTATTTCGGTGTGTTGTTGAAACATCGAGATTCGTTGATATCTGGCAAGGTGAACTTTGAAGAGATCGCATCCGCTGAAAAGGTGAACGCGAAATATCTACAGCTCCTGGGAACAATGCTGGTGGCCCCTCTGGATGATTCCATCCTGTTGAATCAATTGCGGCAGCGCTGGCAAACAGTCACTCCAGAGCAGGGCGATGAAATCATCGCCGAGATTCGTGCCTGGCAGCAGCAGTTATGGAAGTACAACAAAGTTGGCCAATTTGGAAGCATTCGCGCCTGGCAGGAGGGTGTGAACCCGATCAGTTCTTCACGACAGTTCCGTTTTCCTCTTTCTTCAGAGAAAGCAGGTGAAGATCTGATTCTCTCACTACAGGCAAACAATGCCGGTGACGAAAGCCCTGATGATGTCGTCCTTTGGCACCAACCCCGATTCGTTCGACCGGGACAATCCACATTGTTGCTCAGCGATGTACGAGCCATTTCGATCTTGCTACCGGAACTCCGAACAGAAACATTAACGAAGATCGAAAACTACCTCTCTGCTGCTCAGGAAATACGTAATCAAACAGCAACAGAGAACGAGCAAATGGACGTGAACAGTCTTGCGGCGCGGCACGATATCGATCCGCTACTCATGCCGGGATGGTTGAGCATGCTGGGACTTGGTGGAAATACATTGTCCTCTCAAGACTACCTTCATGTGGCTTATCAGGATCCCACTCGGGAGTCGGTTAAAGGGTGGGGGTTCCCCGAGGCTCCCGCATTAATGCTGCTGAGTAATCCCACAGATGACACATTAAGAGTTCCCGGAGAAATGCTTCCTCATTCGATTGCCGTTCATCCTCGCCCAGAACGTTGGGTGGCCGTTGGTTGGCAGAGCACTATCCAGGGTAGTGTCCGCGTGGAGGCAGAAGTTCAGGACGCCGATCTTGGTTGTGGAAACGGGGCAAACTGGTCACTCGAACTTCGACGAGGATCTCAACGCGAAGTTTTACAGTCCGGCACCGTGGCCGGCATGACCGCCGCTAAGGTCGATCCGATAACAAACATCTCTCTTCAGCCCGGCGATATGATCTCACTGGTCATCGACCCCCGCGACCGTGACCACGCCTGCGATTTGACTCGGATTGAATTGAAAGTCACCGAACTAGCGGAAGAGCAGCGTAGTTGGTCCTTAACCGAGGATTGTGCCGCAACGATCGCCGACGGAAATCCGCACGCCGATCAACATGGCAATCTTTCAGTCTGGCATTTTTATTCAGGAATGATCGAGGAAAACCTTTCCGATAATCAATATATTCCACGTGGTTCCCTGCTAGCTAAATGGTTGGGAGAACCGGATTCAGAACGGGCTCATTCACTGGCAAAGCAACTCCAACAATTGTTGAATGCAGGACCAACCGATGCAACCACCGAGGAGGATCGTCAACTTTACTCCCGGTTACATAGTCTGAACGGTTTGCTCTTTTCTCAAATCGACTACGCGACTCTCGCACTGCGATTGCCAGAGGAGCGAGCTAACGAAAACCAATTCGGTTTTAATCCACAAGAAATTGAATCAACCAATATTCAACAGGTCACAGAGCGGGGCGACCTCATCGTTACAGCACCAGCTCAATTAATGTTCCGGCTACCAGCTGACATGCTTCAAGGGGCCGATTTCGTCACGGCGGCCACACTGCAGATGGCACAAGGCTCTGTTCAGGTCCAAGCGTCAGACCAAGTTCAAACCGACTGGGAGAATTTGCAACCGGGCCTGCCAGTGCTACTTCCAGAAGGAAGTGGAACGCGTAAACAATGGGAAGCCTCTCTGGAAGAATTCCGAGATCTGTTCCCCTTAGCGATGTGCTATCCCAAAATCGTTCCTGTCGACGAAGGGATTTCGATCGTGTTGTATCATCGGGAAGATGAGCACCTGAAGCGGCTCATGCTCTCAGACGAGGAGTCCCAACGACTCGACCAACTCTGGAGTGAATTGCGATATATCAGCCAAGATGCCCTGACCAGCCTGGTCGTGCTGGAACAGTTGATTCAATTCGCCACACAGGATGGCGAACCGACGTTATACGAACCTCTTAGGGAACCGTATGAATTGCGGGCCTCAGAGTATCGAAAATGGTTACTGGAAACGGAGTCTGTTCATCTACAGGCATTACTCGAATTCATAACCAGAGCTTACCGGCGTCCGTTGACGCCACGGGAAACAACGGCCATTCAGGAACTTTACGCTCAATTCCGTGAAGAGGAGATGGATCACGAAGAGGCATTCCGACTGACATTAGCTCGCGTGTTAACGTCTCCGGCGTTTTTATATCGACTGGAAGAACCGGGCGAAGGCTTGGAACCGACACTGGTATCCGACTTCGAACTGGCGACTCGGCTCAGTTATTTTCTCTGGTCGTCTACTCCCGATGCAGAACTGACTCGACTAGCTTCCGAAAACCGTCTGCACGAACCGGAAGTTCTGGCGGCTCAGACACGCCGCATGCTGGCCGACCCAAAGATTCGACGGATGGCGATCGAGTTCGGCTGCCAGTGGTTACATATCCGCGATTTCGATCAACATGATGAAAAAAGCGAAGCTCACTTTCCCGAGTTTGCGACAATTCGGAAAGACATGTATGAAGAATCGATTCTCTACTTCACCGACTTGTTTCAAAACGACCGGTCGATCCTGGATCTCATCGAGTCTGACTACACATTCCTCAACGAGAATCTGGCGACATTTTATGAAATCCCCCACGTCACCGGCCCCGACTGGCGACGTGTGGAAGGGGTCCGGCAATATGGTCGCGGTGGCATTTTAGCTCAGGCGACCACATTATCGAAACAATCGGGAGCGTCCCGGACGAGTGCGATTTTGAGAGGAAACTGGGTTTATGAATCTCTCCTGGGAGAACGTCTTCCTCGTCCTCCTCAGGGAATTCCCATTTTGCCTGAAACCGTTCCTGCAAGTCTTACGGAACGTCAACTGATTGAACAACACAGTTCTGTCGCCTCCTGTGCGAAATGCCATGAGCGTATCGATCCATTCGGGTTCTCGCTCGAAGGGTTCGACGCCATTGGTCGTAGACGATCCGTCGATGGTGGCGGACATGCGATCGACACTTCGACGACTCTGAGAGATGGAACCGAGATTGAAGGCTTGTCGGGGCTTCAGCAATATCTGGGGGAATCTCAACGCGAAACCATCGTGCGTCAATTCTGTCGAAAGCTGTTAGGATATGCCCTCGGACGGTCTGTTCAGCTTTCTGACGAACCTTTAATCGATGAAATGATGACAAAACTGAGTCAAAACGGTTATCGTATAGTCACTGCCGTCGACACGATTATTCAGAGTGAACAGTTCCACAAGATTCGTGGTCGCGATTTCAGTCCTCCATTTGAAGTCACCGACACGCCTTGA
- a CDS encoding DUF1552 domain-containing protein: MFDTSRRQFLCGLGVTMALPWMESLKLLADEKQIDAATGEAPKRFGVLFSGNGFHHTEWWAKGAGAEMELGRVLEPLQSHREKMLFIKGLYNEEALKGNIHSSQTGNLLSGAPLASGGDIHSGTSVDQVLAQTYGKGTKVPSLVLGCEKSNPAVHKNYSMLYSSHISWSSPTTPTPLEVYPALAFDRMFRQSASAADQSVLDAVLEDASDLRRTISKNDRRKLDEYLNSVREVEQRIDQANNRGEFQGWRPTLIEPNIPRPTDGIPQDIAEHMRLMCDILVLAFQTDTTRICTLKLNNDHSSLRFPNLNIDYMIHHLLSHQESEDWLRVNQFFVEQLAYIADKLDAVEEGERTALDNSILLFCSSMLTGGHIATDLPVVIVGRGGGNLETGRVLDYSDKPNRKMCSLYLSLMEKYGVQLDRFGDSTERLSEV, encoded by the coding sequence ATGTTTGATACATCACGTCGCCAGTTCCTGTGCGGTCTCGGTGTGACAATGGCGTTACCCTGGATGGAATCACTGAAGCTGCTAGCCGACGAAAAACAAATTGACGCAGCAACGGGAGAAGCCCCCAAGAGATTTGGGGTCCTGTTCTCCGGAAATGGATTTCATCACACCGAGTGGTGGGCCAAAGGTGCGGGCGCAGAAATGGAGTTGGGCCGAGTTCTGGAACCGTTGCAGTCTCACCGAGAGAAAATGCTGTTTATCAAAGGGCTGTACAACGAAGAAGCGTTGAAAGGAAACATCCACAGTTCGCAAACAGGCAACCTTCTTTCCGGTGCCCCCCTCGCCTCCGGTGGAGACATTCATTCCGGCACCAGTGTTGATCAGGTCCTTGCCCAAACCTATGGTAAAGGAACCAAAGTTCCCAGCCTGGTACTCGGTTGTGAGAAATCAAACCCGGCAGTGCACAAGAACTATTCGATGCTCTACAGCTCGCACATCTCCTGGAGTTCTCCCACCACGCCAACTCCACTGGAAGTCTATCCGGCACTCGCATTCGATCGCATGTTCCGGCAGTCTGCTTCCGCCGCTGATCAAAGCGTCTTGGATGCCGTACTGGAAGACGCGTCCGATTTGCGAAGAACGATCAGTAAGAATGACCGACGCAAGCTGGATGAATACCTGAACTCGGTACGAGAGGTCGAGCAGCGAATAGACCAGGCCAATAATCGAGGCGAATTCCAAGGCTGGCGCCCGACTTTAATAGAACCCAATATTCCTCGGCCCACAGATGGAATCCCACAGGACATTGCCGAGCATATGCGTCTGATGTGCGACATTCTAGTTCTGGCGTTTCAAACAGATACCACCCGAATCTGTACGCTTAAACTGAACAACGATCATTCGTCGCTCCGCTTCCCGAACTTAAATATCGACTACATGATCCACCACCTGCTGTCTCACCAGGAATCGGAAGACTGGCTGCGGGTGAATCAATTCTTTGTCGAGCAGTTAGCCTATATTGCTGACAAGCTTGATGCTGTTGAAGAAGGGGAACGAACCGCCCTCGACAACAGCATCCTCCTGTTCTGCTCCAGTATGTTAACCGGAGGTCACATAGCGACCGATTTGCCTGTTGTGATTGTCGGTCGCGGAGGAGGGAATCTCGAAACAGGACGCGTGCTCGACTATTCCGATAAACCTAATCGGAAAATGTGCAGCCTGTATCTTTCCCTGATGGAAAAATACGGAGTCCAACTTGATCGGTTCGGAGATTCCACAGAACGCCTGTCGGAAGTCTAA